GCGATGGGGTGAACGCTCTTGAGCTGCTTGATCACACTGGTGAACGTTGTGTCCTGCTTCTTCATCAGGTAGGCGCACACCAACGAGCAACTCCGCGACATTCCCATCATGCTGCAATAGAGTTAAACGCAAAATCCACGACACTGACCAATGAACGAAGGTGGAGCCGTTGCAGAGGGTGCTCACAGCCTCCACGAAATCGAACGCGAACGGGAAGGCCCTAAACAGTTTTTCGTTGGAAGCGTCCTCGGCGTTCACGACCATGTGGAGCACGTAAGTGCTCTGGTTTTCATCCGAATCGGGTTCAGACGCCTGATGAGCTCGGTAGTGCGGGATACGATCTACGTGTAAGTTGATATAGTCACTGTCGAAGCGGGGCGACTTGATCAAATGCGAGTAGGCAGCGCTTTCGTGACCGTCGCACTGATAGAAGCAACCGGCAGACTCGCTGCACCATTCCGGCGCATCAAAACATGCTGATATCACGCCTCGAAGATTATCGGGTGCGCTGCCGGACTCAAACCTGTTGGGGGGGCGGCGATCCGGCGGCAGTCGCACATCGTCGAAGAGACGATGTGCCGTGTAAAGGTCGCCAACGTAGAGGCCGTCAACCACCCGAGACATCGTTCTGCCTTTGTGCCAGAGACTCAAAAGGCAAGGGCCTAACATAAGATGTCACTGTTTTGCGCGATCCGCACAGCTCGCACACGATGGCAAGGAATCCACTACCGCGTCGGCTGTTAGAACTTGAGAATCGGTAGATCCTGTTCACGGTGTTTTGCCAACACGACACTCAGACCCACAGAATGAATTTGACGAGTAGAAGGTCAATGAACCGTTACAACTTTCTTTGTTGGAGCACTACTGTGGTTGGCGCGCCTGGGTGAATGCGGCGTACGACACCCAACAACGGCGGCATTTACACGTAATACTCTACACAGCACTCATTTGAACACGTTTCTAAGCATATCTGTGGCGAGCTTCCAGCATCTCTGCCTGAGGCACGGGAAGGAGGCACGAATTAGAGCTATACACAGCACACACGGAGGGATCGGATAAGGGCGTTGCCCACTTTTTTCGCCCTAAGGGCTCTCAAGTGTTGGGAGGATCAGTATCATGGATAAGTTTTCGCGGGAAGAAAGGGAAGAATACCAGCACTTTGTAAACGTTGTGTACGCGTTTCTGTCGTACAGGAACGATGGATCTATCGATGCGGAACGCATATATAGGTCTATGCAGATGCTATCTGCTGACGACAGGGAGCTGCTCATCGAGCAGCCCGGCGTTCGCGTGATGAAGATCATTCACGCACTCATCAAAAATCAGAGCTTCATCAACACCATGTTGAGCTGCTTGTCTGGATGCAATATAAACGACGAAGCTGACGACTATGATCCCATGGCTCCAGACCAATCCCCCCAAAGTAGCGAGGGTGGCGATCCCGATAAGGAGCGTCTGATGGACAACCTAAGGAAGGTCGTCAGGAATGCGCCTTTCTGGCAGATGCCGAAGGAAGTCGCCGACTCAGAAATCGTGCCGACGCAAGACCAAGAAATTCTCTCAAGAAACGCACACTGGGTCAGAACAACGCTGCGACAGTTCGTCCGCGACTGGTCGGAGGAGGGCGCCGAGGAGCGCGAGCAAGCGTTTGCGCCACTACTGGAAAGCCTGCAGCGGCATGTGCCGATCGACAACCCGGAAAAGCCACCGAGGTGAGTTCTAAAGCAGAGGAGTGTGGCTCCCATTAAAAACGACAATGACATTTTTACAGGGTACTGTGCCCtggatgtgggctgggaCGGCTGCCGTACGAAGCTGTGCGGCTCGGGTACGACAGCCAGGGAAACGAATTCTCGTCGTTCATGCTAATTGGGGCGTATTTTGCAACCAACTATATGACCAAGAAGAACTGCTTCAAACTGTACCCTTACTGCCTCTCGACAAGCAACCGGGTCAAGCACGAGGACCAAATGTTCACCTGCCACCTGCCGGACGTGGCGCCGGCAGAACACGATATGAAGCGTGACTTCAGCATGTGCACAGGAGAATTCACGGATGTATACGCCACTGTGGAGACGCCATTCGATGCAGTCTTGACATGTTTCTTTCTCGACACGGCCAAAAACGCAATCGAGTACATACGCACATGCGCGAGGGCGCTGCGCCGTGGGGGACTGTGGGCCAACATAGGCCCTTTGTTGTACCATTACGCCGACTTCAACCACAACTCGGTCGAGTTTTCATGGGAGGAGCTCAGGAAGATCATCTCGACATGGTTCGATTTCGTGCGCGAGGAGTGGCGAGACGCAAACTACACGTCTAACAAACGCAGCATGATGAAGACTAACTACAAGTGTATATACTTCGAGGCCATACGCAACGACGTGGAGGTCTATGGAGAATCAAAACGATTTTAAGGAAAAGAAGGCGAACAGCACGGAGCCTTTTGTATTTGTAGGTAATGTAGCAACCGTGGGAGCCGAGGAACGCGGAAGCGGCTCCATTCCGTACCACGGTTAGTAAATGGATTTTAAGGGTGAGACCAAACGGCTGATGTGCCGACGAAAGTGTTAGTGGTAGCGCCGCTCTCCGCAGTGTCCACAATCAAACTGCAAAGGCCGATGACGGCCAATTTATCACGTAATTATCATATTTGTTGTAACCGAGTTCGCACTTGCTATGTGTATTCACTCAGGCGTCGCGTCACCGCCGGTATGCGGCGTCTAACGTCGGCACAGTGGCCTTCCACGTCAAAAACAACTGCGCCAAGAATGATAGACACGGCGATATTATCGCCTACGTGATCGCTCGGGGTGGTATGTGTTCGCCTCGGAGGTGTTACTGTATCGCAAACGGCCGACGCGGTACACGCACATGTATAGCGAAGGCGCCGCTACTGCCCGGCAATCGCATTATCATCCTAGCCGCCATATTTATCGCATTAATACACGGTGTTGAGGCGCTTAGTAGGCGCATAGACCGGTCTACAGCGTCACCGTTGGCCGCAGGACCCAGATTCCACTGGCGTGCAACGGCGTTCGTGGATTCGTCGACACATCAGGCACCTCGGCACAGGACCGGTCCCGTATTCGCCCAGCGCTGGAAATACACGAGAGTCACACTCCTCAAAGACACGCCGCATGTGGGCAAAGCAGGCGAAGTTGCCATCGTCAATCGCAATTACGCTTTCAATTACCTCGTGCCCTTCGGATTCGCCAGATACACAACACGCGCCGAACTGATAGGGATCGTGCTCGACACGGAATACAAGGAAGCGCTAGCGAATGTCAGGAAGTCCAGCGCGGTGCACATGAAAGCGAGGTTTGGAAATGACACAGTGCTGCCATTTGAAACTCCAGCGCAGTCAGATGGGTCTAACCTGCTCGTCTCACCGCTCCTTCCCATCGATATCATCGATAAGATGAGGGAAAAGAAACTGCTGCTGGCTGTAGACATGCTAAGAGAGCAAGATATTAAAATCCTGACTGATACGGGGACCATCACCGAATTCGGCGTGTACAAGGTCCAATTGAACGTGGACCCAGAAATAGATATCCAAATCACTGCTGACGTTAAGGAGAAG
This genomic stretch from Babesia bigemina genome assembly Bbig001, chromosome : III harbors:
- a CDS encoding dual specificity phosphatase, catalytic domain containing protein, putative, with amino-acid sequence MSRVVDGLYVGDLYTAHRLFDDVRLPPDRRPPNRFESGSAPDNLRGVISACFDAPEWCSESAGCFYQCDGHESAAYSHLIKSPRFDSDYINLHVDRIPHYRAHQASEPDSDENQSTYVLHMVVNAEDASNEKLFRAFPFAFDFVEAVSTLCNGSTFVHCMMGMSRSCSLVCAYLMKKQDTTFTSVIKQLKSVHPIASPSAGFMCQLLLFYKHGFEVPNRDVFWSEYIHLIRHIDLDKPEEYEAKCRDPNSEADNGTVYSCAKCRQTLFYGYNVIQHEGVADSRDAASEPCSSVFVEPMDWMNDVDSQTGKIMCKNTRCSSKLGYYCWYGRRCSCGHLQVPAFQIQLSKVDKLVAESRLGGTKPVRNEGLL
- a CDS encoding N2227-like family protein, putative; translated protein: MDKFSREEREEYQHFVNVVYAFLSYRNDGSIDAERIYRSMQMLSADDRELLIEQPGVRVMKIIHALIKNQSFINTMLSCLSGCNINDEADDYDPMAPDQSPQSSEGGDPDKERLMDNLRKVVRNAPFWQMPKEVADSEIVPTQDQEILSRNAHWVRTTLRQFVRDWSEEGAEEREQAFAPLLESLQRHVPIDNPEKPPRVLCPGCGLGRLPYEAVRLGYDSQGNEFSSFMLIGAYFATNYMTKKNCFKLYPYCLSTSNRVKHEDQMFTCHLPDVAPAEHDMKRDFSMCTGEFTDVYATVETPFDAVLTCFFLDTAKNAIEYIRTCARALRRGGLWANIGPLLYHYADFNHNSVEFSWEELRKIISTWFDFVREEWRDANYTSNKRSMMKTNYKCIYFEAIRNDVEEKKANSTEPFVFVGNVATVGAEERGSGSIPYHVAFHVKNNCAKNDRHGDIIAYVIARGGPRFHWRATAFVDSSTHQAPRHRTGPVFAQRWKYTRVTLLKDTPHVGKAGEVAIVNRNYAFNYLVPFGFARYTTRAELIGIVLDTEYKEALANVRKSSAVHMKARFGNDTVLPFETPAQSDGSNLLVSPLLPIDIIDKMREKKLLLAVDMLREQDIKILTDTGTITEFGVYKVQLNVDPEIDIQITADVKEKPLDTSFLKDVVPSESSQEPPSD